In Oryza sativa Japonica Group chromosome 3, ASM3414082v1, one DNA window encodes the following:
- the LOC4331937 gene encoding sulfate transporter 1.2 isoform X1, translated as MPRAVSDGADNLDADMDNGAAQQQHDGYNVGAPPKKNLLAEFAGTVKETFFSDEPMRRYKDQPRSRKLWLALQHVFPVFEWGRQYTLAKFKGDLIAGLTLASLVIPQDIGYAKLANLPPEIGLHSSFVPPLIYALMGTSRELAMGPVAVISLLLGTLLQEEIDSKKNPLDYRRLAFTATFFAGVTQAALGFCRLGFIIAFLSHAAIIGFMAGAAITIALQQLKGFLGIANFTKKTDIISVMKSVWGNVHHGWNWQTILIGASFLAFLLVAKYIGKKNKKLFWVPAIAPLISVIISTLFVYITRADKQGVAIVKNVKKGINPPSASLIFFTGPYLLKGFKIGVVAGMISLTEAIAVGRTFAGLNDYQIDGNKEMLALGTMNVVGSMTSCYIATGGFARSAVNCMAGGKTPMSNIVMSTVVLLALLWITPLFKYTPNATISSIIISAVLGLFDFESAYLIWKVDKLDFMACLGAFLGVIFSSVEYGLLIAVVISLIKVLLHVTRPRTALLGNLPRTIIYRNVEQYPEATKVPGMLIVRVDSAIYFTNSNYVKERMLRWLRDEEEHQKEQKLPKIEFLIVDLSPVNDIDTSGIHAFKELLRTLEKRQIQLIFANPGAAVIQKLRSAKFTELIGEEKICLTVGDAVKKFAPQLTENV; from the exons ATGCCGCGAGCCGTGTCCGACGGTGCCGACAACCTCGACGCCGACATGGACAACGGCGccgcgcagcagcagcacgacGGCTACAATGTCGGCGCGCCGCCGAAGAAGAACCTCCTGGCGGAGTTCGCCGGCACGGTGAAGGAGACGTTCTTCTCCGACGAGCCGATGCGGCGGTACAAGGACCAGCCGAGGTCCAGGAAGCTATGGCTCGCCTTGCAGCACGTCTTCCCGGTGTTCGAATGGGGCAGACAATACACCCTCGCCAAGTTCAAGGGCGACCTCATTGCCGGCCTCACCCTTGCCAGCCTCGTCATACCTCAG GACATCGGCTACGCGAAGCTTGCTAACCTGCCACCAGAGATTGGGCTGC ACAGTAGCTTCGTCCCGCCATTGATATACGCTCTGATGGGCACCTCAAGGGAGCTAGCAATGGGTCCAGTGGCCGTCATCTCACTGCTGCTTGGTACTCTCCTCCAGGAGGAGATTGACTCAAAGAAGAACCCGCTAGATTACAGACGGCTCGCCTTCACAGCGACCTTCTTTGCAGGAGTCACACAGGCGGCGCTGGGTTTCTGCAGGCTAGGGTTCATCATAGCGTTCCTGTCTCATGCTGCCATCATCGGATTCAtggccggcgccgccatcaCCATTGCTCTTCAGCAGCTTAAAGGCTTCCTTGGAATTGCAAACTTCACCAAGAAGACTGACATCATCTCGGTCATGAAATCAGTCTGGGGAAATGTTCACCATGGG TGGAACTGGCAGACAATATTGATCGGAGCATCATTTTTGGCATTCCTCCTGGTTGCCAAGTACATC GGCAAGAAGAACAAGAAGCTCTTCTGGGTCCCAGCAATTGCACCACTCATTTCGGTGATCATTTCAACTTTGTTCGTCTACATCACTCGTGCTGACAAACAAGGCGTCGCAATC GTAAAAAACGTCAAGAAAGGCATCAATCCACCTTCAGCTAGCCTGATATTTTTCACTGGCCCATACTTGCTCAAAGGATTCAAAATTGGAGTAGTAGCTGGAATGATAAGCCTTACG GAAGCGATTGCAGTTGGAAGAACATTTGCTGGATTGAACGATTACCAGATAGATGGGAACAAAGAAATGTTGGCTCTAGGAACCATGAATGTGGTCGGTTCAATGACGTCTTGCTATATAGCCACAG GTGGTTTTGCACGATCAGCAGTCAATTGCATGGCTGGAGGTAAAACACCAATGTCCAATATTGTTATGTCAACTGTAGTATTGCTTGCACTCCTGTGGATCACTCCATTGTTCAAGTACACGCCCAATGCCACCATTTCTTCCATCATCATATCAGCAGTGCTTGGCCTATTTGACTTTGAATCAGCCTACCTTATCTGGAAGGTTGATAAGTTGGACTTCATGGCGTGCTTGGGGGCATTCCTTGGAGTAATATTTTCATCTGTGGAGTATGGCTTGCTCATTGCG GTTGTAATATCACTAATCAAAGTTCTGCTCCATGTAACACGGCCAAGGACAGCTTTACTTGGCAACCTTCCAAGAACGATTATCTATAGAAATGTTGAACAATATCCAGAAGCTACCAAGGTGCCAGGGATGCTAATTGTAAGAGTGGACTCAGCAATATACTTCACAAACTCCAATTATGTTAAAGAAAG AATGCTGAGATGGCtgagagatgaggaagaacatCAAAAGGAACAGAAGTTACCAAAAATTGAGTTTCTGATTGTTGACCTATCTC CTGTAAATGATATTGACACAAGTGGAATCCATGCCTTCAAAGAGTTGTTGAGGACACTTGAAAAGCGCCAGATTCAG CTGATTTTCGCCAATCCTGGGGCGGCTGTGATCCAAAAGCTCCGGTCAGCAAAATTCACAGAGCTCATTGGTGAAGAAAAGATATGCCTGACAGTTGGTGACGCCGTAAAGAAATTTGCTCCCCAGTTGACTGAGaatgtctga
- the LOC4331937 gene encoding sulfate transporter 1.2 isoform X2: protein MPRAVSDGADNLDADMDNGAAQQQHDGYNVGAPPKKNLLAEFAGTVKETFFSDEPMRRYKDQPRSRKLWLALQHVFPVFEWGRQYTLAKFKGDLIAGLTLASLVIPQVCGGSLLADSSFVPPLIYALMGTSRELAMGPVAVISLLLGTLLQEEIDSKKNPLDYRRLAFTATFFAGVTQAALGFCRLGFIIAFLSHAAIIGFMAGAAITIALQQLKGFLGIANFTKKTDIISVMKSVWGNVHHGWNWQTILIGASFLAFLLVAKYIGKKNKKLFWVPAIAPLISVIISTLFVYITRADKQGVAIVKNVKKGINPPSASLIFFTGPYLLKGFKIGVVAGMISLTEAIAVGRTFAGLNDYQIDGNKEMLALGTMNVVGSMTSCYIATGGFARSAVNCMAGGKTPMSNIVMSTVVLLALLWITPLFKYTPNATISSIIISAVLGLFDFESAYLIWKVDKLDFMACLGAFLGVIFSSVEYGLLIAVVISLIKVLLHVTRPRTALLGNLPRTIIYRNVEQYPEATKVPGMLIVRVDSAIYFTNSNYVKERMLRWLRDEEEHQKEQKLPKIEFLIVDLSPVNDIDTSGIHAFKELLRTLEKRQIQLIFANPGAAVIQKLRSAKFTELIGEEKICLTVGDAVKKFAPQLTENV, encoded by the exons ATGCCGCGAGCCGTGTCCGACGGTGCCGACAACCTCGACGCCGACATGGACAACGGCGccgcgcagcagcagcacgacGGCTACAATGTCGGCGCGCCGCCGAAGAAGAACCTCCTGGCGGAGTTCGCCGGCACGGTGAAGGAGACGTTCTTCTCCGACGAGCCGATGCGGCGGTACAAGGACCAGCCGAGGTCCAGGAAGCTATGGCTCGCCTTGCAGCACGTCTTCCCGGTGTTCGAATGGGGCAGACAATACACCCTCGCCAAGTTCAAGGGCGACCTCATTGCCGGCCTCACCCTTGCCAGCCTCGTCATACCTCAGGT ATGTGGTGGTTCTCTTTTGGCAGACAGTAGCTTCGTCCCGCCATTGATATACGCTCTGATGGGCACCTCAAGGGAGCTAGCAATGGGTCCAGTGGCCGTCATCTCACTGCTGCTTGGTACTCTCCTCCAGGAGGAGATTGACTCAAAGAAGAACCCGCTAGATTACAGACGGCTCGCCTTCACAGCGACCTTCTTTGCAGGAGTCACACAGGCGGCGCTGGGTTTCTGCAGGCTAGGGTTCATCATAGCGTTCCTGTCTCATGCTGCCATCATCGGATTCAtggccggcgccgccatcaCCATTGCTCTTCAGCAGCTTAAAGGCTTCCTTGGAATTGCAAACTTCACCAAGAAGACTGACATCATCTCGGTCATGAAATCAGTCTGGGGAAATGTTCACCATGGG TGGAACTGGCAGACAATATTGATCGGAGCATCATTTTTGGCATTCCTCCTGGTTGCCAAGTACATC GGCAAGAAGAACAAGAAGCTCTTCTGGGTCCCAGCAATTGCACCACTCATTTCGGTGATCATTTCAACTTTGTTCGTCTACATCACTCGTGCTGACAAACAAGGCGTCGCAATC GTAAAAAACGTCAAGAAAGGCATCAATCCACCTTCAGCTAGCCTGATATTTTTCACTGGCCCATACTTGCTCAAAGGATTCAAAATTGGAGTAGTAGCTGGAATGATAAGCCTTACG GAAGCGATTGCAGTTGGAAGAACATTTGCTGGATTGAACGATTACCAGATAGATGGGAACAAAGAAATGTTGGCTCTAGGAACCATGAATGTGGTCGGTTCAATGACGTCTTGCTATATAGCCACAG GTGGTTTTGCACGATCAGCAGTCAATTGCATGGCTGGAGGTAAAACACCAATGTCCAATATTGTTATGTCAACTGTAGTATTGCTTGCACTCCTGTGGATCACTCCATTGTTCAAGTACACGCCCAATGCCACCATTTCTTCCATCATCATATCAGCAGTGCTTGGCCTATTTGACTTTGAATCAGCCTACCTTATCTGGAAGGTTGATAAGTTGGACTTCATGGCGTGCTTGGGGGCATTCCTTGGAGTAATATTTTCATCTGTGGAGTATGGCTTGCTCATTGCG GTTGTAATATCACTAATCAAAGTTCTGCTCCATGTAACACGGCCAAGGACAGCTTTACTTGGCAACCTTCCAAGAACGATTATCTATAGAAATGTTGAACAATATCCAGAAGCTACCAAGGTGCCAGGGATGCTAATTGTAAGAGTGGACTCAGCAATATACTTCACAAACTCCAATTATGTTAAAGAAAG AATGCTGAGATGGCtgagagatgaggaagaacatCAAAAGGAACAGAAGTTACCAAAAATTGAGTTTCTGATTGTTGACCTATCTC CTGTAAATGATATTGACACAAGTGGAATCCATGCCTTCAAAGAGTTGTTGAGGACACTTGAAAAGCGCCAGATTCAG CTGATTTTCGCCAATCCTGGGGCGGCTGTGATCCAAAAGCTCCGGTCAGCAAAATTCACAGAGCTCATTGGTGAAGAAAAGATATGCCTGACAGTTGGTGACGCCGTAAAGAAATTTGCTCCCCAGTTGACTGAGaatgtctga